The segment ATCTCGGCGGGCGTGTAGTGGTGGCGGTTGATGTCGCGGCCGACCTGGCTGCGCGCCAGCAGGTCCATATCGTTGTGGCCGGCCAGCAGGCCCACGTAATAGACCTGGGGCACGCCCGGCAGGAAGAACTGCAGGGCGCGGGCCAGCAGGTAGCGGCGCGCGTCGCCGCCCAGGGCGTCGTAGAAGGTGCAGTTGACCTGGTAGAGGTCCAGGTTGGAGGCCGCGGCGCCGGTGGCCTGGCGGCTCTGGCCGCCGCTGGCGGCGTGGATGCGCTCCACCAGCGCGTCCAGTTCCTGAGGCGGCACCAGGCCGGGTGAGCCGGCGCGGTCGGCCGGGTCGGCGCCGATGTCGATGATGCCGATGCCGTCATGCGTGTCCAGCACGGTCAGCGCATTGCGCGGCCGGATCGCGATCCAGCGCTTGAGTGGCTCGGCCGTGCCGAAGAAGAGGGCGTGCAGGGCCAGCGGTGGCAGGGCGAAGTCGTAGACCCAGTCCACCTGGCGGGCGATCTCGATCTGGCGCTGGTAGTAGCTGTGGATCTCGACCAGCACCTCGATGCCCAGCGCGCGCGCCCGCGCGCTGAACTCGGCGATGAAGGCGAAGGTCTCCGGCATCATGAAGCAGGAGTGACCGGCCTTCTTGATGGCGTAGCCGGCAGCGTCCAGCCGGATCATGCGGATGCCGCTGTCGGCAAAGCGCTGCAGGATGCCGTCCAGATAGGCCCGGCCCTCGGGGTGGTGGACGTCGATGTCCAGCTGCTGCGGCGTGAAGGTGGTCCAGAGGATGCGCTTGCTGCCGTTCTTCAGCAGGGTGTAGCGCAGGGGCAGGCCCGGCCGCGGGCGGTAGACGGCCAGCAGCTGCTGCTCGTTCACGCCGTTCGGGAAGACCGCGTCCAGGGTCAGGAAGAGGCCGTGGTAGCGCGAGGCCTCGCCCTTCTCCGAATAGTCCTGAAACTGGGGCGAGTCGGCCGAGATGTGGTTGACGATCACATCGGCCATCAGGTCGACCTGGCGGCCCAGGGCATGGATGTCGCCCCAGTCGCCCAGGCGCGGGTCGACCTGGGTGTGGTCGATGGGGTCGAAGCCCGCGTCCGCGCCATCGATCGGGTAGAAGAAGGGCAGCAGGTGTACGCCGCCGAACAGGCCGCCCAGCGGGCCGGCATCGCCCAGCAGGGCCTGCAGCTGGCGCAGAGTGCCGCCGCCCAGGCGGTCGACGTAGGTGATGAGCTGAACCTGGTTTTTCATGGGGCGGTCTTGATGGCAGAGGGGGCATCGGCCGGGCGGCTCTTGACGAAGAGCACGGCCACGGCCGCGGCGGCCAGCAGGGCGCCGGCCAGGCGGATCACCTGCTCGGGCTGGCCGCCCAGCAGGCTGTCGTAGAACAGGGGCAGGGTGAGCATCTGGATCAGCATGGGGATCACGATGAACATATTGAAGATGCCCATGTAGACGCCCGCGCGCTCCGGCGGGATGCTGCCGGCCAGCAGCACATAGGGGTTGCCCATGATGCTGGCCCAGGCCAGGCCCAGGCCCAGCATGGGCAGGAAGAGCCAGGCCGGATCACGCAGGGTCGGGAGGGCCCAGAGCCCTACGGCCGCGGCCAGCAGGCAGGCGGCATGCACGCGCTTGGGGCCCAGGCGCCGCACCACGGGCACCATGGCGAAGGCGGCGAGAAAGGCCACGAAGTTGTAGAAGCCGCCGATCTGGCCGTTGAGCAGGCTGGCCTCGCGAAAGCCGGCGGACTGGGCATCGCTGGTGCCGAAGACGGTGCGCGCCAGGCAGGGCACGATGTAGATCCAGTAGCACATCATCCCGTACCACTGGAACAGGCTCATCCATGCCAGCTGGCGCATGGTGGGCGGCATCTCGCGCAGGGCCTGGACGATCTCGCGCAGGGCCGCGCCCAGGCCGTGCGGCTGGGCCTGGATCTGGGCCCGCTCCGCGGGGCTCAGGGGCAGCTCGGGCACGCGGCGCACGCTCCACCAGACCGTGCTGAAGGAGAGCAGGGCGCCGATCATGAAGGCGGCCAGCGTGACCTGGGGGATGTGGTTGTCGCCCACCGCGTCCTTGTTCATGCCCAGCCAGACCAGCAGGCTGGGCGAGAGATAGGCCAGGGTCTGGGCCAGGCCGGTGAAGGCGCTCTGGGTCAGGAAGCCCAGCGAGTGCTGCTCGCGGCGCAGGCGGTCGCTGACGTAGGCGCGGTAGGGCTCCATCGTGGTGTTGTTGGCCGCGTCCAGGATCCACAGCAGGCCGGCGGCGAACCACAGCGTGGGGCTGTAGGGCATCAGCAGCAGGCCCAGGCTGCACAGGATGGCGCCGATCAGGAAGTAGGGCGTGCGCCGGCCCCAGCGGCTGAGCGTGCGGTCGCTGAAGGCGCCCACCAGGGGCTGGACCAGCAGGCCGGTCATGGGCCCGGCCAGCCAGAGCAGGGGCAGGTCCTTGCCCTCGGCGCCCAGGTAGGCGTAGATCGGGCTCATATTGCTTTGCTGCAGGCCGAAGCTGAACTGGATGCCGAAGAAGCCGACATTCATGTTCACGATCTGCATCAGGCTGAGCCTGGGTTTCAGGGCTTCGGGGCTGCTCATGCGGCTGGCTCCAGGGCGGCGCGCCAGGGCGCGTAGAAGCGATCCAGTTCGGCGGGCACGGGGCCGCGCTCGCCACACATGGCGGCGGCCATGCCATTGGCCAGGCTCAGGGCCTGCGGCCAGTCGTGGCCGCGCAGCAGGGCGGCCAGCAGCATGGCGCTGAAGGCGTCTCCGGCGCCCACGGTGTCCACCAGATGGTCCAGGGTTCGGGCAGGGCCGCTGGCCAGCAGCCCGGCTGCAGCCTGGGCTTGCGCCGGTGCCGCAAAGGCCGCATAGCCCAGCGGGCCGCGCGTGAGCACCAGGCGCTGCAGGCCGGCAAAGCCCTGCATCAGCGTGCCCACGGCTGCGGCCAGGGCCTCGGCCGGGCCGTCCACGGCCAGGCCCGCCAGGGCCTGGGGCGCGAACCAGCGCAGCAGCTGCAGCAGCTCGTCTTCATTCACCTTGAGCCATTCGGCGCGGGCCAGGCAGGCGCGGGCCAGCTCGGGCTGGTCGCTGCCGGGGCGCAGGTTCAGGTCCAGATAGCGGCGCCAGCCGCGCTCGCCGGCCAGGTCCAGCAGGGCCTGGATGGCGGCGCGCGAGCCGCTCTGGCGCTGGGCCAGGCTGCCGAAATAGACCAGGGCCGGCGGCTCGGCTTCGGCCAGGGCGCGCAGGGGGGCGGCGTCCAGAAAGTCCCAGGCCGCATTGGCGTGGATCACGAAGCGGTGCTGACCAGGGCCGTCTTCCAGCACGCTGACGCGGCCGGTGGCGTGCGCGAGATCGAGCTGCAGGCCGCGCTCGTCCAGGCCGAAGCGGCGCAGGCTCTGCAGCACGCAGCGCCCGGCCGCGTCCTCGGGGTTGAGGCGGCTGGCCAGGCGGGGCGCGCCGCCCAGGGCCGCGAGCGAGCGCGCCACATTGAAGGGCGCGCCACCGGCCACGGGGCCTTCGGCAAACTCGTCCACCAGGGCCTCGCCCAGGATCAGCACGGGCCCGGCCGGGGCCGGGCGCAGCTCCTTGCGCATGGACATCAGAACTCGCGCTTGAGGGCCAGACGCACGGTGCGGCCGTTGAGGGCGCGGGCGGCGTGGCCGTCGCCCTCGATCTCGGTATAGGCCAGGGTGTTGAAGAGGTTGTTGGCCGAGAGCGAGAGCTGGGTCTTGTCGTTGATCTGGTAGTTGGCGAAGGCGTTGACCACGGTGTAGCTCTTCATGGTGATGGTGTTGGCATCATCGCCGTAGGACTTGCCCGAGCCGATCAGGCTGGCGCCGAACTCCAGATCGCCCCAGCTGTAGCTGGGCGCCAGCTGCCAGGTGAAGCGGGCCTGGCGGCGCGGCGTCTTGCCCACCACGCTGGGGTCATTGGCTTCCTTGATGCGGGCATGGGTCCAGGTGGCGCCGGCGTTGAGACGCAGCGCACCCCAGGCATAGGCGCCTTCCAGCTCCAGGCCGCGGGCGCGGTAGGTGTTGGCGGTGAACTGGCGGGTGGTCAGCTCGTAATTGCTCTCGCGGGTGCGCGCATCGAAGAAGGTGGCAAAGAGGCTCAGGCCCTGCGCATTGCGCCACTTCAGGCCCAGCTCGGTCTGGTCGATCTCGTTGATGGCGATGGGCACCGAGCCGTCCAGCGGATTGCCGTAGAGAAGGCGGTCGGCGCTGAAGGCCACGCCATTGCTCACGCGGCCGAACAGGGCCAGATCCTTGTTGAGCGCGTAGTTGGCGCCGGCCGAGTAGGAGGTGTGGGTCACCTTGTAGTCCACGCGCTTGAGGCTGGCCGGGTCCCAGCGGCGGGCGGTGGCGTCGCCGGCCAGGGTCTGGCCCTCGGCGCTCTGGCGGTCTCGGCGCAGGCTCAGGTCCAGGCTCAGGGCGCCCCGCTCCCAGTTCAGGGCGGCGTAGGGCGAGGTCTGGGTGTAGTCCACATCGAAGGTTCGCGTGCAGCAGCCCCCCCAGGTGTCCCAGCCGGCGCTCACGGGCGCCGTGCCGGGCTGGCCCGTGGCGTCCAGCAACTGATTGCCCTTGAAGCTGAGGTTGTACTGGTTCCAGAACCAGGTCTGGGCCACGGTCTGGCGGCCGTAGAAGAGGCCGCCCACCAGGGTGGCGTTGCCCTCGGCCAGCTTGAAGCGCTGGCTGAGTTTGAGGTCGTTGAAGAGATTGTCCAGGCTGTCCAGCGAGGTGTTGAACAGGGTGCCGGTGAAATAGCTCTGCGTGCCGTTCTTGCCGTTGTCGGCGGGGAAGAGGGCCATGAAGCGGCCACTGTTGCTGGCCTTGCGGAAGCGGTTCTCCACGCTCAGATCGGGCGTGATCTGGTAGGCGCCCTCCAGGCCGATGGCATGGCTGCGCACGCGCAGGCCATCGCGGGGATTGGTGGATTCGGTCGCGCCACCGCGGTTGAAGAAGGGATCGCTGCCGAAGTTCTGGCCGATGAAGAAGGCGGTGCGCGGGTCCACGCCGGGCAGGGTCTGGATCTGGCCCTGGCTCACGGTGACGGGCACGGGCATCAGCGAGGGCGTGCGATCGTCCAGGGCCTTGAGGTGCAGGCGCAGATAGCCGCCGTCGAACTTCTGGGTCAGATTGGCCTTGATCTGGCCGCCGCGCTCCAGGGTCTCGCCGGTGGGGCGACCGCCCTCGCCGCGGCGCTGGAAGCCGGCAATGTGGAAGCTGGTGTCGGGGCCCAGCTTGCCGCCATAGGCTGCGTCTACGCGCCACAGGCGCTCGTCCAGGCCGGCCGTCAGGCTCATGCTGCCGCCGGGCTCGGCGCCGGTGCGGCTGATGAAGTTGACCAGGCCGCCGGGCGAGTTGCTGGCCAGGGTGGAGGCTGAGCCGCCGCGCACCACTTCCAGGCGCTCCACGCTGCCGTCGGCGCGCAGGAACTGGTCGGCGGTGCCGAAGGCGATGTCCCCGAAGAGCAGCAGGGGCAGGCCGTCTTCCTGGAGCTGCACATAGCGCGAGCCGCCGGCCGACAGGGGCACGCCGCGCACGGTGATATTGGCATTGCCCTCGCCGCCGGAGGATTCGGCACGCACGCCGGGCACGGCGCGCAGCAGCTCGGCCGCATTGGTGGCGCCGCTGCGGGCGATCTGCTCGTTGTCCATCGCGCTGACCGAGAGGCTCTGCTTCATGCGCGTGGTCTTGGTGGAGGTGCCGGTGAGCAGCACCTGGTCGAGCTTGAGGCTGTCGCTGCTGAGCGCGGGCTGGCTGCCGCGCTCGGTGTCCTGGGCTTGGGCCTGAGAGAAGGGGGCGCCGAAGGCCAGGGCCAGAGCGAGCATCAGCGGGGAGGGGCGAAATTGCATGGTCTTGTCTCCGATGCGGGTTGTTCTCGTGTGCTGCCAGTCCCCGGTGCGCCCGGCTCTGCGGCCAGCTTGCGGGGCAACGTGCACCAGTTTGTGCGCGTCTCGCCATTTTGCGGTGCGTCGCTCTGTTTTGCAATCGATTGCAAAACAGGGTAATCACGGATTCATTCGAATTTCATTCGATGGAAAGGCGTTTCTTGCTTTTTGGCCGGTGTTTGAATTGCAAATGATTGCAATCACGGCGGCGGAGCGCAGCGGTCCGCGCCTTGCCGCGGACTCAGGCGCCTGTCGGGCCTGTCCGGGAGGGGCTCAGCGGGCCGGCGCGCTGGCGCGTGCGACCAGGTGCACGGGCAGGGTCAGGGGCGGCACGCTGTGGCCGTCCATCAGCTGCAGCAGGGCGCGCACCAGCTCGGCCCCGGCCTCGGCCACCGGCTGGTGCACGCTGCTCAGGGGCGGGTCGCAGTAGGCGGCCAGGGGCATATCGTCGTAGCCGGTGACGGCCACGTCCTGCGGCACGCGCCGGTCCAGGGCGCGCAGGGCCTGGATGGCCTGCAGGGCCAGCAGGTCCGAGCAGGCCAGCACGGCGTCGAGCTCGGGATGCTGGCGCATGAAGTCCTGGATCTGCTGCTGGGCGGCGCCCACCTCGAAGGGCGCGGCCAGCTCCAGCGCGGGCTCGGGCTTGAGGCCGGCCTCGCGCAGGGCCTCCCAGAAGCCCTCGCGCCGGTGCAGCACCTCGGGCAGGGCGGCGTCGCCCAGAAAGGCGATGCGGCGCCGGCCCAGGCCCAGCAGATGCTGGGCCGCGAGGCGGCCACCCAGACGGTTGTCACCGCCCACGCTGCAGTAGAGCTGCTGGGGCAGCTGCGCGCCCCAGACCACCACGGGCAGGCGGCGCGCGGCCAGGGCATTGAGCTGGTCGTGGTGGCGCCACTGGCCGATCACCAGCAGGCCGGCGGCCTTGCCCGAGTCCAGCACCTGGGCGGCCTGGTCCAGGTGCTCGGCGTCCACGCGCGAGAGCAGCATGTCCATGCCCAGATCGGTCAGGGCATCGGCAATGGCGCCGACGATGGACAGGAAGAAGGGGTCGGAGATGTGCTGGCGCGAGCCGGCCTCATAGGGTACGACCACGGCCACCGTGCGGTTCTTCTGCAGGCGCAGGTTCTGCGCGCCCAGATTGATGGCGTAGTTCAGCGAGCGCGCCAACTCGGCCACGCGCTCACGGGTCTCGGCATTGACCAGGGGGCTGCCGTTCAGAGCCCGCGAGACCGTGGAGACCGACACGCCCGCCAGGCGGGCGATGTCGGCCATCTGCAGGCGCCGCTGCGCCTGCTGTTGCGCCTGCTGTGCGGTCTCGGGGCGGCGGGCCATGGGCTGAGGCGCGCGGCTTACTTGGCGCCCCAGCCGTCCTTCAGGCCGGTGATCTTGTTGAACACCGGCTTGGCGGCGCTGTGGTCCTTGCGGTCGGCGATGAAGTAGCCATGGCGCTCGAACTGGAAGCGGCTCTCGGCCGCCACCGCCGCCAGCGAGGGCTCCAGCCAGGCCTGCACGGTCTTGCAGCTGCTGGGGTTGATCTCGCTGAGGAAGTCGGCCTCGCTGGCACCGGGCTGGGGCACGGTGAAGAGCCGGTCGTAGAGCCGCACCTCGGCGGCCACGGCCTCGTGCGCGCCCACCCAGGTGATCACGCCCTTGACCTTGACCGCATCCGCGCCGGGCGTGCCGCTCTTGGTGTCGGGCACCACGCTGGCCAGCACGGCCGTGATGTTGCCGGCCTCGTCCTTCTCGCAGCCCGTGCACTCGATGACGTAGCCGTACTTCAGGCGCGTCTTGTTGCCGGGGTAGAGGCGGTGGTAGCCCTTGGTGGGCACTTCCATGAAGTCTTCGCGCTCGATCCACAACTCGGGGCCGAAGCTGAAGACGCGCTGGCCCAGCTCGGGCAGGTGCGGGTGGGCCGGCGCGCCCAGGGGCTCGCGGTGCTCCAGGCTGCCGAAGACCTCGGCATAGTTCGTGAGCTTGAGCTTGAGCGGGTCCAGCACCACGCTGGCGCGTGCGGCCTTGCCCTCCAGATCGGCGCGCAGGCAACCGTCCAGCACCGAGTAGTCCAGCCAGCTATTGGTCTTGGTGGTGCCGGAGCCGTCCACCATGGCGCGGATGCTCTCGGGCGTGTAGCCGCGGCGACGCATGCCGACCAGGGTGGGCATGCGCGGGTCGTCCCAGCCGCTCACATGGCCTTCCTCCACCAGCTGGCGCAGCTTGCGCTTGCTGGTCACCACATAGCTGAGGTTGAGGCGGCCGAACTCGTACTGGTGGGGCAGGGGGCGGGCCAGCAGGCCGCCCTCGGCCAGCTTGTCCAGCAGCCAGTCGTAGAAGGGGCGCTGGTCCTCGAACTCCAGGGTGCAGATCGAGTGGGTGATGCGCTCCAGCGCGTCCTCGATGGGATGCGCATAGGTGTACATCGGATAGATGCACCACTGGTCGCCGGTGTTGTGGTGGGTGGCGCGGCGGATGCGGTAGAGGGTGGGGTCGCGCAGATTGATATTGGGCGAGGCCATATCGATCTTGGCGCGCAGCACCATGGCGCCGTCCGGGTGCAGGCCGTCGCGCATCTCGCGAAAGCGCGCCAGGTGCTGCTCGGGCGAGCGATCACGGAAGGGGCTGTTGGTGCCGGGCGTGCTGAAGTCGCCGCGGTTGGCGCGCATCTGCTCGGGCGTCTGCTCGTCCACATAGGCCAGGCCCGCCGAGATCAGGTGCTCGGCCGCGCGGTACATGAAGTCGAAGTAGTTGCTGGCGTAGAAGAGGTGGGAGGTGCCGTTGGCTTCCCAGTCCCAGCCCAGCCAGGCCACCATCTCCTTGATGGCGTCCACATACTCCTGCTCTTCCTTCTCGGGGTTGGTGTCGTCGAAGCGCAGATGGCAGACGCCGCCGTAGTCGCGCGCCAGGCCGAAGTTCAGGCAGATGCTCTTGGCATGGCCGATGTGCAGATAGCCATTGGGCTCGGGCGGGAAGCGGGTGCGGATCTTGGCCGGGTCCAGCGGACCGGCGGCGTGGTGGGCGGCGTCGCCCGGGCTGCCGGCAAAGCGGCGCTCTCCCTGCAGCAGGCCCTGGCCCTGTACCTGCCCCTCCAGATCGCGCTCGATGATGGCGCGCAGGAAGTTGTTGGGTTTCAGGCTCTCGTCGTGGGCGGGGTTGGACATCGCGGCCGCAATCTGGGTGGCAAAGGGGCGCCGATTTTACTGAGGCTTTGGCCCGGCGTCCGCGGCCGCGGCCTGAATGGGGATCTGGCGGCCCGGACCGCGGCGCCGGCCCTGCTCGGCGCGGGCCCGCAGCTGGCCGCAACCGCCGTCCACATCCTGGCCGGCGGAGTCGCGCAGCTTGGTCAGCACGCCGCGCTGGTGCAGGCGGCGGGCGATCTCACGGGCCTTGTCCCAGCTGGGCCGCACATAGGGCAGCTCGGGCACGCTGTTGTAGGGAATCATGTTCAGCACCCCGTACTTGCCCTTGAGCAGGGCCACGATGCCGTCCAGCTCGTCCTCACCGTCGTTGATGCCGTCCAGCAGGGTCCATTGGTACTGCACGGGGTAGCCGCTGGCGCGGGCATAGCGCTCGCCGGCCTCCACCAGCTCGGCCGGCGTGAGCCGCGGCGCCCGCGGCAGCAGGGCTTCGCGCAGCGCGGGCTTGCTGGTGTGCAGGGACAGGGCCAGGGCCGGCTTGACCGGGCCCGCGCCCAGCCGCTCGAAGGCCCGCGGGTCGCCCACGGTGGAGAAGACCAGGTTCTTGTGCCCGATATTGCCCACCGTGCCCAGCAGCTCGATGGCGGCTAGCACGTTGTCCAGGTTGTGCGAGGGCTCGCCCATGCCCATGAAGACCACCTTCTTCACCGGCCGCAGCGTGCGGGCCAGGGCCACCTGGGCCACGATCTCGCCGCCGGTGAGCTGGCGCAGCAGGCCGTCGCGCCCGGTCATGCAGAAGCTGCAGCCCACGGCGCAACCCAGCTGGCTGGAGACGCACAGCCCGTCGCGCAGCAGCAGCACGCTCTCCACCATCTGGCCGTCCGCCAGGTCCACCAGCAGGCGGGCCGAGCCGTCCTCGCCCGGATGCTGGGAGCGCAGGCGCGCCAGGGCGGCCAGCTCGGCCATCAGGGCGGGCAGGGCCTCGCGCACGGCCAGGGGCAGGTAATGCTCCAGCGCGCGCCGGCCCTGGCTCAGCGGTATGGCCTGCACCCAGTGGCGCAGCACGCGGTCGCGGTGAGCCGGATTGGCGCCCAGCTCGGCGAGGCGGCGCTGGATCTCGGAAATCTGCATGGACGTGAGGGAAGTGGGGCGGCGGTGCGAGCCATGAATCGGGTCGCTCGGTGGAAACCCTAGGGTTCGTTTATGCTGCGCGGCTTGGTCCGCTGTGACCTCGATTGTCCCGCAAGCCAGCAAGAGCAAGGAGCCCGCGCCGATGGCGATCTCTCGTATCCAGCATGAAGGACTGCGCCAGCGCCTGATGTCCGCCGAGGCCGCCGCGGCCCTGATCCCCCCGGGCGCCCATGTGGGCATGAGCGGCTTCACCGGCGCCGGCTATCCCAAGGCCGTGCCCCAGGCCCTGGCCGCGCGCATTGCCGCCGCCCATGCCCAGGGCCAGGGTTTCCGCATCGGCCTGTGGACCGGCGCCTCCACCGCGCCCGAGCTGGACGGCGCCCTGGCCAAGGTCAATGGGGTGGAGCTGCGCATGCCCTACCAGTCCGACCCCACGGGCCGGGCGCGCATCAATGCCGGCGAGATGGAGTACACCGACATCCACCTCAGCCATGTGGCCCAGTACGTCTGGTTCGGCTTTTTCGGCAAGCTGGACGTGGCGGTGATCGAGGTGGCGGGCATCCTGCCCGACGGCCGCCTGATTCCGTCCACCTCCATCGGCAACAACAAGACCTGGCTGGACCAGGCGGACAAGATCATCCTCGAGGTCAACGGCCGCATGCCCGAGGGCCTGGCCGGCATGCACGACATCTACTACGGCACGGCCCTGCCGCCCGATCGCCAGCCCATCCCCATGACGCGGGCCGAGCAGCGCATCGGCGAGCCCTATCTGCGCTGCGATCCGTCCAAGGTGATCGCGGTGGTGGAAACCGCCCAGGGCGACCGCAACAGCAAGTTCGCCGAGCCCGATGCGGTGTCCAACGCGATTGCCGGCCACATCCTCGAGTTCCTGCAGCACGAGGTGAAGCGCGGCCGGCTCTCGCCGCGACTGCTGCCCCTGCAGTCGGGCGTGGGCAATATCGCCAATGCGGTGCTGGCCGGCCTGAACGCCGGCCCCTTCGAGCAGCTGCAAGCCTATACCGAGGTGCTGCAGGACGGCATGCTGGACATGCTGGCCAGCGGCAAGCTGGCCCAGGCCTCGGCCACCGCGCTCTCGCTTAGCCCCGCGGCCTGGGATCGCTTCGAGCGCGACATCGACTTCTACCGCGATCGCATCGTGCTGCGGCCCCAGGAGATCAGCAACCACCCCGAGCTGATCCGCCGCCTGGGTCTGATCGCGATGAACGCGATGATCGAGTGCGATCTCTACGGCAACGTCAACTCCACCCATGTGATGGGCTCCAGCATCATGAACGGCATCGGCGGCTCGGGCGACTTCGCCCGCAATGCCTATCTGTCCATCTTCATGACGCCCTCCACGGCCAAGGACGGCAAGATCTCCTGCCTGGTGCCCATGGCCTCGCATGTGGACCACACCGAGCACGATGTGCAGATCATCGTCACCGAGCAGGGCCTGGCCGATCTGCGCGGGCTCAGCCCCAAGGAGCGTGCCACCCTGCTGATCGAGCGCTGCGCCCACCCCGACTACCGGGATGCGCTGCGCGACTACTTCGAGCGCGCCCGCCGCGGCGCGCCGGGCCAGCACACGCCGCATCTGCTGGACGAGGCCTTTGCCTGGCACACGCGCTATCTGCGCGAGGGTGATATGCGGGTGCCGCGGCCATGATCGTGCGGGAGCGGCCCTCGGGCCTCAAGCTCTTCTTTCTGCTGCGAGGCTCCATCCTCAAGCAGATCCGCTGGGCCCTGCTGGCCAATGTGCTGGTGGCCCTGCTGGTGACCTGGACCCACGGGGCGCCGCTCTTCCACCAGAAGATCATCGTCACCACCATCCCCTTCACGCTGATCGGCATCGCCCTCTCCATCTTTCTGAGCTTTCGCAACAGCGCCTGCTACGAACGCTGGTGGGAGGCACGCAAGCTCTGGGGCGATCTGCTGCTGCGCGGGCGCAATCTGGCGCGCCAGATGCTGAGCCTGGTGGACCTGCCAGCACCGCCCGCCAGTGCCCGCGATCTGGAGGACGTACGGGTGCGCATGGTGCTGCGCGCCGTGGCCTTCTGCCAGGCGCTCAAGCAGCAGCTGCGCGGCGCGCCCGATGCGCGTGAGGGCCTGCAGCCCCTGCTGCGCCCGGCGGACTGGCAGGCCCTGGCCGGCCAGCGCAATGTGGCCGCGGCCCTGATGATGCAGATGGGCACGGACCTGAACGACTGCCGCCGCGCCGGCCAGCTCGACAGCGTGCGCGCCGCCAGCATCGACGCCACGCTCTCGGCCCTGACCGCCTCGGCGGCCGGCTGCGAGCGCATCAAGAGTTCGCCCCTGCCGTTTTCCTATACGCTGCTGCTGCACCGCACGGCCTATCTGTTCTGCTTCATCCTGCCCTTCGGCCTGGTGGACTCCATCGGTTTCATGACGCCCTTCGTGGTGGGGATCGTGGCTTACACCTTTTTCGGCCTGGACGCCCTGGGTGACGAGAT is part of the Shinella sp. XGS7 genome and harbors:
- a CDS encoding RNA methyltransferase; the encoded protein is MQISEIQRRLAELGANPAHRDRVLRHWVQAIPLSQGRRALEHYLPLAVREALPALMAELAALARLRSQHPGEDGSARLLVDLADGQMVESVLLLRDGLCVSSQLGCAVGCSFCMTGRDGLLRQLTGGEIVAQVALARTLRPVKKVVFMGMGEPSHNLDNVLAAIELLGTVGNIGHKNLVFSTVGDPRAFERLGAGPVKPALALSLHTSKPALREALLPRAPRLTPAELVEAGERYARASGYPVQYQWTLLDGINDGEDELDGIVALLKGKYGVLNMIPYNSVPELPYVRPSWDKAREIARRLHQRGVLTKLRDSAGQDVDGGCGQLRARAEQGRRRGPGRQIPIQAAAADAGPKPQ
- a CDS encoding bestrophin family protein gives rise to the protein MIVRERPSGLKLFFLLRGSILKQIRWALLANVLVALLVTWTHGAPLFHQKIIVTTIPFTLIGIALSIFLSFRNSACYERWWEARKLWGDLLLRGRNLARQMLSLVDLPAPPASARDLEDVRVRMVLRAVAFCQALKQQLRGAPDAREGLQPLLRPADWQALAGQRNVAAALMMQMGTDLNDCRRAGQLDSVRAASIDATLSALTASAAGCERIKSSPLPFSYTLLLHRTAYLFCFILPFGLVDSIGFMTPFVVGIVAYTFFGLDALGDEIEEPFGTEANDLPLEAICRSIEIDLRQALGETELPAPLQPVDFVLM
- a CDS encoding acetyl-CoA hydrolase/transferase family protein, which produces MAISRIQHEGLRQRLMSAEAAAALIPPGAHVGMSGFTGAGYPKAVPQALAARIAAAHAQGQGFRIGLWTGASTAPELDGALAKVNGVELRMPYQSDPTGRARINAGEMEYTDIHLSHVAQYVWFGFFGKLDVAVIEVAGILPDGRLIPSTSIGNNKTWLDQADKIILEVNGRMPEGLAGMHDIYYGTALPPDRQPIPMTRAEQRIGEPYLRCDPSKVIAVVETAQGDRNSKFAEPDAVSNAIAGHILEFLQHEVKRGRLSPRLLPLQSGVGNIANAVLAGLNAGPFEQLQAYTEVLQDGMLDMLASGKLAQASATALSLSPAAWDRFERDIDFYRDRIVLRPQEISNHPELIRRLGLIAMNAMIECDLYGNVNSTHVMGSSIMNGIGGSGDFARNAYLSIFMTPSTAKDGKISCLVPMASHVDHTEHDVQIIVTEQGLADLRGLSPKERATLLIERCAHPDYRDALRDYFERARRGAPGQHTPHLLDEAFAWHTRYLREGDMRVPRP